In one window of Paraburkholderia phymatum STM815 DNA:
- a CDS encoding PAAR domain-containing protein, translated as MGKALVCNRDETTTGGHVIAKASTMFDGERRIALDREMATCGRCPGEHPIQGTGTEMDEDGRASVLDGDQVLCPCGANHVKASPDAGCST; from the coding sequence ATGGGCAAGGCACTCGTATGTAACCGCGACGAAACGACGACGGGCGGACATGTGATCGCGAAGGCATCCACGATGTTCGACGGCGAGCGGCGCATCGCCCTTGACCGGGAAATGGCGACCTGTGGCAGGTGTCCGGGCGAGCATCCGATTCAAGGTACGGGAACGGAGATGGACGAGGACGGGCGCGCGAGCGTACTCGACGGCGACCAGGTGCTCTGTCCATGCGGGGCCAATCATGTCAAGGCAAGTCCCGATGCGGGATGTTCGACCTGA
- a CDS encoding N-acetylmuramidase family protein: MAHPHHTQHPAGPKAPPSPYVEVTFLFRDTLQKPIEGLTVQIKAGAGAPQAPAWKLGPDGDDPPATDPASAPAANPSVPMVDNKADALVTDKDGYALTIQNAARNQPIDVLVKNQRGEYVWKATVTPKKDISAFTIVSPEYHLEATTKLTPTEELQQNLDLPVVQQGEVMTIARLVHDFGPYIGWSQKVTEQGRVKKDFPEKKKDVTEDPVTHKKKTKITIEHHYKVVDTGKPQTVALNVLGSRLSYPKSILLTDDHFSYLANSLGCEAAAIKALSKQETVGKGMWQPDHGFDKNGLPRILYERHKFYAYTMPDTNKNSKNKPVSPYAKKYPDICNPASGGFGKEGLHQYERFCRAASLDMEAAAKSSSWGAFQILGEAYDGCGFSSAVDFANQHMKGIDEQVKVFEAFMKNVKPQAVKALKDKKWEDVATYYNGGNWRKKNPDYAKNLGDFYASFK, translated from the coding sequence ATGGCTCATCCGCATCACACACAGCATCCGGCAGGGCCTAAGGCTCCGCCGTCACCCTACGTCGAAGTGACTTTCCTGTTTAGGGATACGCTGCAAAAACCAATTGAAGGGCTCACCGTTCAGATTAAGGCGGGTGCGGGCGCTCCGCAAGCGCCCGCATGGAAACTTGGACCAGACGGTGATGATCCGCCTGCTACAGATCCGGCGTCGGCCCCCGCAGCGAATCCTTCCGTGCCGATGGTGGATAACAAGGCAGATGCGCTAGTAACGGACAAGGACGGCTACGCCCTGACGATCCAGAACGCTGCGCGCAACCAGCCGATTGATGTGCTGGTGAAGAACCAACGTGGCGAGTACGTGTGGAAGGCGACCGTGACGCCGAAAAAGGACATCAGCGCATTCACGATTGTCAGTCCAGAGTACCACCTGGAAGCGACGACGAAGCTGACGCCCACAGAAGAGTTGCAGCAGAACCTCGACCTACCGGTTGTTCAGCAAGGCGAGGTTATGACCATTGCGCGTCTGGTTCACGACTTCGGGCCGTATATTGGCTGGTCGCAGAAAGTTACCGAGCAGGGTCGCGTGAAGAAGGATTTTCCCGAGAAAAAGAAGGACGTGACGGAAGATCCTGTAACCCATAAAAAGAAAACGAAGATTACCATTGAACACCATTACAAAGTTGTCGATACCGGCAAGCCTCAAACGGTCGCGCTCAATGTGCTTGGGTCCAGGCTTAGTTATCCGAAATCAATACTATTGACGGATGACCACTTCAGTTATTTGGCAAATTCGCTTGGCTGTGAGGCCGCAGCTATTAAGGCGCTATCAAAACAGGAAACTGTCGGCAAAGGGATGTGGCAGCCGGATCATGGATTTGATAAAAATGGCTTGCCACGAATTCTATATGAGCGGCATAAATTTTACGCTTATACTATGCCTGATACGAATAAAAATAGTAAAAATAAACCAGTAAGCCCCTACGCAAAAAAATATCCGGACATCTGTAATCCGGCATCAGGTGGATTCGGAAAGGAGGGGTTGCATCAATACGAAAGATTCTGCCGTGCGGCAAGCTTGGATATGGAAGCCGCTGCTAAGTCGAGTTCGTGGGGCGCGTTTCAAATACTTGGTGAAGCTTACGATGGATGTGGATTTTCTTCTGCTGTGGATTTTGCAAACCAGCACATGAAAGGAATAGATGAGCAGGTAAAAGTTTTTGAGGCTTTCATGAAGAATGTGAAACCACAAGCTGTTAAGGCTTTAAAGGACAAGAAGTGGGAAGATGTTGCAACTTATTACAACGGCGGGAACTGGCGCAAGAAGAATCCAGACTATGCAAAGAATTTAGGGGATTTCTATGCGTCGTTTAAATGA
- a CDS encoding type VI secretion system Vgr family protein, with the protein MSWLDQPRTLEIVSAGLPKWQDECLFTVSRLTGTEKLGRLYDYTVEIATKDDIGLTVHEARAMVKVDELVGKQVTVKIATEGSGTYETGTIGVSPSINIGAGVREITGLIVSAQCVGSDTRRAFYRLRIRPWLFLATLNQDSRIFQDLTVKEISETILKKYPFHYELRLAGPGFGRQYPKRDYQRMYWESDWGYLNRLWQEWGITFFYDGPTLVLCDSTAAYKKHGPAYATLQYQDRDGQRIDEEHVYQFEIARALTTGKVSVTDYDYTQSRANLAAKDSDYRERANDNIEHYAWGDYSQPLAGAMGTAAQPNEVDFEGEHLARVRLEAKRAKSLRGKGRGNMRGLRVGYTFHLEGYPLAPGNGEYLVVATKIEIVNNDTVTNRGALQRQYTCDTQFTVQPANTYFRTPQKAKKPRSHGEVAIVTGYSDSKIWTDRYGRAKVWFPWDREGQQDQDSSCWVRVSSPWQGANYGAIYIPRAGHEVVIGYQDNDPDKPYIAGRHVNQFHEPPWPLPANQALSGWLSEDLEGPTTNSVVTDDTPGKLQVQVASDHAQSRLVLGSNTRIDRHQGRSEARGEGFELATEAHGVARANRGLLLTTETRAGAGAPVKDMGETVQRLTQARELHEDMAQFARRHKAQDAQVSQGDAAAGMKAQNDAIKGGAKSTANPSPEMTRPDLVLASAAGIAATASDSMHLHSQNDHAITAGRDVSIASGRSWLASVRGALSFVTGLGIRLFAAKGKVEIQAQGDAMALAALKDLTISSTNGKIIITAAKEIWIGAGGSYIQINGSGIVNGSPGPILEKGAKWSKSGAASKRLPLPPMPIMSLMQSPAELYLQKFDVGTIAENQGDGLTVANQPYRIYLPDGTLKQQGMLTDGATLIVSTAEAVKVRCEIGAGDWGVVEDAYDHHELEDDSAQA; encoded by the coding sequence ATGTCATGGCTTGACCAACCCCGTACGCTGGAGATAGTCAGCGCGGGCCTGCCGAAGTGGCAGGATGAATGCCTCTTCACGGTATCGCGCCTGACCGGCACCGAAAAGCTCGGCAGGCTCTACGACTACACCGTCGAGATTGCGACGAAGGACGATATCGGCCTGACCGTGCATGAGGCAAGAGCCATGGTCAAGGTGGACGAACTGGTCGGCAAGCAGGTGACGGTGAAGATCGCCACCGAGGGTAGCGGCACCTACGAGACGGGAACAATCGGCGTGTCCCCGTCGATCAATATCGGCGCGGGCGTGCGCGAGATCACCGGCCTGATCGTCTCGGCGCAGTGCGTCGGCTCGGATACGCGGCGGGCGTTCTACCGCTTGAGGATTCGCCCATGGCTCTTTTTAGCGACCCTCAACCAGGACTCAAGAATCTTCCAGGACCTCACGGTCAAGGAAATCTCCGAAACGATCCTGAAAAAGTATCCGTTTCACTATGAACTGCGCCTGGCCGGCCCCGGCTTTGGCCGGCAGTATCCGAAGCGCGACTACCAGCGCATGTACTGGGAGAGCGACTGGGGCTATCTCAATCGCCTGTGGCAGGAATGGGGCATCACGTTCTTCTACGATGGCCCGACGCTCGTGCTGTGCGATTCGACCGCCGCCTACAAGAAGCACGGCCCCGCGTATGCAACGCTGCAATACCAGGACCGCGACGGCCAGCGCATCGATGAGGAACATGTATACCAGTTCGAGATCGCACGCGCCCTGACCACGGGCAAGGTCAGCGTCACCGACTACGACTACACGCAGTCGCGCGCGAATCTCGCCGCGAAGGATTCGGACTACCGCGAGCGCGCGAACGACAACATCGAGCACTACGCCTGGGGCGACTACTCGCAGCCGCTGGCCGGGGCGATGGGGACCGCCGCGCAGCCCAATGAGGTGGACTTCGAGGGCGAGCACCTGGCACGCGTGCGGCTGGAAGCAAAACGGGCGAAGAGTCTGCGCGGCAAGGGGCGCGGCAACATGCGCGGGCTGAGGGTGGGCTATACGTTCCACCTGGAAGGCTATCCGCTCGCACCGGGCAATGGCGAATACCTGGTCGTCGCGACGAAGATCGAGATCGTCAACAACGACACGGTGACGAACCGGGGTGCGCTGCAACGTCAGTACACGTGCGACACGCAGTTCACGGTGCAGCCCGCCAATACGTATTTCCGCACGCCGCAGAAGGCGAAAAAACCGCGCTCGCACGGCGAGGTGGCGATTGTGACGGGCTATTCGGATTCAAAAATCTGGACCGACAGGTATGGCCGCGCGAAGGTCTGGTTCCCGTGGGATCGCGAGGGCCAGCAGGACCAGGACTCAAGCTGCTGGGTGCGGGTGTCGTCGCCATGGCAGGGTGCGAACTACGGCGCGATCTACATTCCGCGCGCGGGCCACGAGGTGGTGATCGGGTATCAGGACAATGATCCGGACAAGCCGTATATCGCGGGACGGCACGTGAACCAGTTCCACGAACCGCCGTGGCCGCTGCCCGCGAACCAGGCGCTTTCGGGCTGGCTGAGCGAGGACCTGGAGGGGCCAACGACCAACAGCGTTGTCACCGACGATACACCGGGCAAGCTCCAGGTGCAGGTGGCAAGCGACCACGCGCAGTCGCGTCTGGTGCTGGGCAGCAACACGCGCATCGACCGGCACCAGGGCCGCAGCGAGGCACGTGGCGAGGGGTTCGAACTGGCGACCGAGGCGCATGGCGTGGCGCGCGCAAACCGGGGCCTGCTGCTGACGACCGAGACGCGCGCTGGCGCGGGTGCGCCCGTAAAGGACATGGGCGAGACGGTGCAGCGGCTCACGCAGGCGCGCGAACTGCACGAGGACATGGCGCAGTTCGCCAGGCGGCACAAGGCGCAGGACGCGCAGGTGAGCCAGGGCGACGCAGCGGCGGGCATGAAGGCGCAGAACGACGCGATCAAGGGCGGCGCGAAAAGCACCGCGAACCCGTCGCCGGAGATGACGCGGCCCGACCTCGTACTGGCGAGCGCGGCGGGCATCGCAGCGACCGCCAGCGACAGCATGCATCTGCACAGCCAGAACGATCACGCGATCACGGCGGGCCGCGACGTGAGCATTGCGTCGGGCCGCTCGTGGCTGGCGTCGGTGCGGGGTGCCCTCTCGTTCGTGACAGGGCTTGGCATCCGCCTGTTTGCGGCGAAGGGCAAGGTCGAGATTCAGGCCCAAGGTGACGCAATGGCGCTGGCGGCCCTGAAGGACCTCACGATCAGCAGCACGAACGGAAAAATCATTATCACCGCCGCGAAGGAAATCTGGATTGGTGCGGGTGGCTCGTATATCCAGATCAACGGTAGCGGCATTGTGAACGGCTCGCCGGGACCGATTCTGGAGAAGGGGGCGAAGTGGAGTAAGTCGGGGGCGGCTTCAAAGCGCTTACCGTTGCCGCCAATGCCCATCATGTCACTGATGCAGAGCCCTGCTGAGTTGTATTTGCAGAAGTTTGATGTCGGTACGATCGCTGAAAACCAGGGAGATGGACTTACCGTCGCCAACCAGCCGTATCGCATCTATCTGCCGGATGGCACGCTCAAGCAACAAGGCATGCTGACCGATGGTGCAACGTTGATCGTCAGCACGGCAGAAGCGGTGAAGGTCAGGTGTGAGATCGGGGCGGGAGATTGGGGCGTGGTCGAAGACGCTTACGACCACCACGAACTGGAAGATGACTCCGCGCAGGCTTGA